The region GTCTGGGGTGAAGACGCAAGTGTGGGCCACATCCAGGGCTCCCTGCCAAAAAGACATCATTGGCCTCTGAGGATTCAAGTCCTGCCTACCTCTGGCTTCCTGGCACACATTGCACTGTGCCCTTGGGTGCTACAGCCACAGGCCTTACCTTCAGGGTCTCGATGCACTTTCCCGTTTTGCAGTCCCAAACTTTGACCTGGAAATATAAAGCAGAAAGGCAGGGAGGCCTCACAACACGAGCATTTTTGAAACCATCTTGGGGGTGAGTCCTAGCTGCCATCTTAAGCTCTTAACATCTGGGTTTTGTTTATGAGGTATATTTGACATACCTGGCATAATACCTGATAGAAACATTGAGTGCAGTACAATCTTTCCCCTGAAGCTGTTGGAGTTGTAGACATGTTACTAGCATTTGGgctagcacagtgccaggcactgtatagGAGTAGCTGACACCCGGGTCCTCCCTTTGGCACCTTCCTATTCAAGGGGAAGTGGGATGTGGGGGTAGGAGTCTGCCAGAAGGAAGGGCCTGGTAGGGTTACCATTTTGGAGTAGCCAGCGCTGGCCAGCTGCAACCCATCTGGGGAGAAGGCTATGCTCTTCACCCAGGTGATGTGGCCCTTGAGCTGGACAAGCAGGCTTCTGGTAGAGGGTTTCCAGATGTGGATGTTCTTGTCCCAGGATCCAGATGCCTGGACAGCAGATAGCTCTGTTTGGGGCCTGCATGCTAGCTGGACCCCAAAATGGCCCATGACCCTCCAACTTGTCTTGCAGCCAGCAAGGGGGCAGCCCAGCTCACCAGGAGGCCAGCTGCTGAGTAGCACAGGCAGCTGATGTTGCCAGTGTGaccttccagctcctggtgggAGATTGCTGGAGTTCCTCCCCGAAGGTCCCAGATATGAATGGTGGAGTCCCAGGAGCCAGTGGCCTGCAGACAGCTGCTGCCGTGAGCATGAACCAGCAAGCCCATGCCCACCCTCCTGGTTCCTAGGCTGGGCAGGCTCAGAGAGCAGGCCCTGCTGaatcatcttacagatgagggtACTGAGGTGTGGGgcctgggcagaggtggtgtGGCTCACCAGACAGTCTGAGTTGGGTGCGAAGTCACTGCTCTGGACGGAGTCTCGGTGCCCTGCTAAGTGGCGCAGCATCTGGCCAGACTGAAGATGCAAGCCCTGAGCTTCGGAGGGCAGCCCAGAAGCCTCAG is a window of Desmodus rotundus isolate HL8 chromosome 1, HLdesRot8A.1, whole genome shotgun sequence DNA encoding:
- the WDR38 gene encoding WD repeat-containing protein 38, which produces MNSRAPGTLAVGRVKFFPRHRGEVNFSAFSPDGQMLLTASEDGCVYGWKTQSGHLLWRLGGHTGPVKFCRFSPDGRLFASTSCDRTIRLWDVAEAKCLQILKGHQRSVETVSFSPDSKQLASGGWDKRVMLWEVQSGQMLRHLAGHRDSVQSSDFAPNSDCLATGSWDSTIHIWDLRGGTPAISHQELEGHTGNISCLCYSAAGLLASGSWDKNIHIWKPSTRSLLVQLKGHITWVKSIAFSPDGLQLASAGYSKMVKVWDCKTGKCIETLKGALDVAHTCVFTPDGKLLVSGAAD